The Candidatus Saganbacteria bacterium genome includes a region encoding these proteins:
- a CDS encoding flagellar basal body L-ring protein FlgH → MKRILSFILIAAVFSQLAVPALSDSLWNENSSSLYATQKPFKPGDIIMVIVVENTSAAQKAGTDTSNQDNLSLSFTHTINKLTQYLGPLGTPQSLSGQASSAYKGSGDTSRSNNVLAVVTATVQNVLPNGNVVIFGTHKVTVNEEIQEVLIKGIVRPADVTSWNTVYSFQVADSTVSVKGTGTVDEASSPGVVRRVLNWIF, encoded by the coding sequence ATGAAAAGGATACTGTCTTTCATTTTGATCGCCGCAGTTTTTTCTCAGTTGGCCGTGCCGGCATTGTCGGATTCTTTGTGGAACGAAAACAGTTCTTCTTTATACGCGACGCAGAAACCGTTCAAACCGGGCGATATCATAATGGTTATTGTCGTGGAAAATACTTCTGCTGCCCAGAAAGCGGGCACGGATACGTCAAATCAGGACAATCTGAGTCTCAGCTTTACACACACGATCAACAAACTGACGCAGTATTTAGGTCCGCTGGGTACGCCTCAATCACTATCGGGTCAGGCGTCCTCAGCTTATAAAGGATCAGGCGACACTTCCAGGTCAAACAATGTTCTTGCCGTCGTGACCGCAACAGTCCAAAATGTTCTGCCGAACGGGAATGTTGTTATTTTTGGCACACACAAGGTGACTGTAAATGAAGAAATTCAGGAGGTATTGATCAAAGGAATCGTGAGGCCGGCGGATGTAACGAGCTGGAATACGGTATATTCATTTCAAGTTGCGGATTCGACCGTTTCAGTTAAAGGTACCGGTACTGTCGATGAAGCCTCGTCGCCGGGGGTTGTCAGGAGAGTGCTTAATTGGATATTCTAA
- a CDS encoding flagellar basal body P-ring protein FlgI, translated as MTRKISVAVLFTVLVVTVSSFAASPSVRIKDIATIDQARENQLIGFGLVAGLRQSGDSQQTEFTKQAIANLLSRMGMSPPSPITSSTSRSLTNLYNFSTIPKSQEYRSKNVAAVMVTATLPPFMKPGQKIDVTVASIGDAASLKGGNLLATQLLGMDGQTYAVAQGPVSLGGVSDSNFLPFRTDIATTGRVPGGGLVEKEIPVSIEEELAQTDTAEASSSITGFKILLNEPDFTTASRVAYTIAKEGIDVQALDAASIMVRVTPGDDAISLISKIETLRVIPDVKAKIVINERTGTIVIGENIRIAPVAVTYGNFTVTIGPASLTSGLSETGGIPLSSTNVMIKESNKKLVILKESANLSDLVRSLNSIGATPKDLIAIIQAIKQSGALTADLEIM; from the coding sequence ATGACAAGAAAAATATCTGTGGCAGTCCTTTTTACGGTGCTAGTCGTGACAGTCTCCTCATTTGCCGCGTCTCCGTCCGTAAGGATAAAAGACATCGCAACAATAGACCAGGCGCGCGAGAACCAACTTATAGGATTCGGGCTTGTAGCGGGGCTCCGGCAGTCAGGGGACAGCCAGCAGACCGAGTTTACAAAACAGGCGATAGCAAATCTTCTATCCCGCATGGGGATGTCTCCCCCGTCGCCCATAACAAGCTCAACGTCACGATCACTTACAAATCTATATAATTTTTCAACGATCCCTAAATCGCAGGAATACAGGTCAAAGAACGTCGCCGCAGTGATGGTGACTGCTACGCTCCCTCCGTTCATGAAACCGGGGCAGAAAATAGATGTAACCGTGGCAAGTATAGGGGACGCCGCTAGCCTTAAAGGCGGCAACCTTCTGGCAACGCAGCTGCTGGGGATGGACGGTCAGACATATGCGGTGGCGCAGGGGCCTGTCTCTCTGGGCGGGGTCAGCGATTCGAACTTTTTACCTTTCAGAACGGATATAGCTACAACGGGAAGAGTTCCCGGGGGAGGGCTGGTCGAAAAGGAGATCCCCGTCAGTATTGAAGAAGAGCTGGCTCAGACAGACACGGCTGAAGCCTCCAGTTCGATCACGGGGTTCAAAATACTTTTGAACGAACCTGATTTTACGACAGCTTCAAGAGTTGCATACACAATAGCGAAAGAAGGCATCGATGTCCAGGCCCTTGATGCAGCTTCGATAATGGTCAGGGTCACTCCGGGAGATGACGCGATATCACTTATCTCAAAGATCGAAACACTGAGGGTCATTCCTGACGTGAAAGCAAAAATTGTGATCAACGAAAGGACCGGCACGATAGTGATCGGCGAAAATATCAGGATCGCGCCGGTAGCCGTCACTTACGGGAATTTCACCGTGACAATAGGGCCGGCATCTCTTACGTCAGGATTGAGCGAGACAGGGGGCATTCCTTTATCTTCAACGAATGTAATGATAAAGGAAAGCAATAAAAAACTTGTCATCTTGAAGGAATCCGCGAATTTATCAGACCTTGTGAGATCGCTGAACTCGATAGGAGCCACTCCAAAAGACCTGATAGCTATCATTCAGGCTATAAAGCAATCCGGCGCATTGACCGCCGACCTGGAGATCATGTGA
- a CDS encoding sigma-70 family RNA polymerase sigma factor encodes MPVRPKQESLKQQQPYRPAMAMEAYLPLVHSIAAMISGKGLPPNIDYNDLVSDGTIGLMKAWDNFDPKRGVKFETYASYRVRGEILDGLKYYNPVPYRIQVMIRDLAKKGYDTILKRGEKESGISTKDSKLLEKKSLSESEFKAAVTKIQKIVSASALMYLVSLEQASDSSEIQVSGERTPVEELESSDLKLRLDNEIKSLPKMERTVLELFFKKGLSQKDIAKDHKLSRSKVNRLIARAINRLKEKLK; translated from the coding sequence ATGCCCGTAAGACCGAAACAAGAATCGTTAAAACAGCAACAGCCTTACAGGCCTGCCATGGCCATGGAGGCGTACCTGCCGCTAGTCCATTCGATAGCGGCTATGATCTCAGGGAAAGGCCTCCCGCCGAACATAGATTATAACGATCTTGTAAGCGACGGCACTATAGGGCTGATGAAAGCGTGGGATAATTTCGATCCTAAAAGGGGGGTCAAGTTCGAGACTTATGCTTCTTACAGGGTCAGGGGCGAGATACTGGACGGGCTCAAATATTACAATCCCGTTCCTTACAGGATACAGGTGATGATAAGGGACCTTGCGAAAAAAGGATACGACACAATACTAAAACGCGGCGAAAAAGAGTCCGGCATCTCGACAAAGGATTCAAAGCTTCTCGAAAAAAAGAGCCTCAGCGAGTCGGAATTCAAAGCGGCTGTCACAAAGATCCAGAAGATAGTATCTGCTTCGGCTTTGATGTACCTTGTTTCACTGGAACAGGCTTCCGATTCTTCGGAGATCCAGGTATCCGGAGAAAGGACCCCTGTCGAGGAGCTTGAATCCAGCGATCTTAAATTAAGGCTTGATAACGAGATAAAAAGCCTTCCGAAGATGGAACGAACGGTGCTCGAACTTTTTTTCAAAAAAGGCCTTAGCCAGAAGGATATTGCAAAGGACCACAAACTGTCAAGAAGCAAGGTCAACAGGCTTATCGCGAGGGCAATAAACAGGCTGAAGGAAAAGTTGAAATAG
- a CDS encoding flagellar basal body protein, whose product MEIFDPTMSNIESAMARSIKIQEVTAHNIANAQTPGFTAKKFDEVLNKAVEREENKTVNLEEEMAEMAKNNTRYSTYAKLMSAKLAVLRNVISQGRK is encoded by the coding sequence ATGGAAATATTCGATCCTACGATGTCAAATATTGAAAGTGCGATGGCGAGGAGCATAAAGATCCAGGAAGTTACCGCGCACAATATCGCCAACGCGCAGACGCCCGGCTTTACGGCTAAAAAATTTGACGAGGTACTGAACAAAGCCGTCGAGCGCGAAGAAAATAAAACAGTGAATCTGGAAGAAGAAATGGCCGAAATGGCGAAGAACAACACCAGGTATTCGACATATGCAAAACTAATGTCGGCAAAGCTCGCCGTGCTGAGAAATGTGATATCGCAGGGGAGAAAATAA
- the flgC gene encoding flagellar basal body rod protein FlgC yields the protein MGLNSALDISVSAINAERLHMELIASNIANINTTKTVDGGIYRRKVLSYTEKPVTFEDVLAGAQKKAEIKTGGGVDVSVTEDMSAPMQKIFNPGHPDADEKGYVTLPNVSLSTEMTDLIFAGRLYETNVTVFSATKKMQTEALQIQ from the coding sequence ATGGGATTAAACAGCGCGTTGGATATCTCTGTTTCCGCGATAAACGCCGAACGGCTTCATATGGAGCTTATAGCAAGCAATATCGCAAATATCAATACTACGAAGACCGTTGACGGGGGCATCTACAGGAGAAAGGTGCTTTCCTATACGGAAAAACCGGTAACGTTTGAAGATGTCCTTGCCGGCGCGCAGAAAAAGGCCGAGATAAAAACAGGCGGGGGAGTAGATGTGTCCGTTACTGAAGATATGAGCGCCCCTATGCAGAAAATATTCAACCCCGGTCATCCGGATGCCGATGAGAAGGGATACGTGACGCTTCCGAACGTGTCGTTGTCTACGGAGATGACGGACCTTATATTTGCGGGAAGACTTTATGAGACGAATGTTACGGTCTTTAGCGCGACAAAAAAAATGCAAACTGAAGCTCTCCAGATACAGTAA
- a CDS encoding flagellar hook-basal body complex protein FliE, whose product MAEGISRIDPNLLAQIMGPETTPAAPEVGQPSAASPEIKSSGMTFDDILGKAVNALDGVSNVENDANLMMEKYMKGQVDVSDVMIATAKMNIAVQLAVATVTSAVNTFKEITQMQI is encoded by the coding sequence ATGGCTGAAGGCATAAGCAGGATAGACCCGAATTTGCTGGCCCAGATCATGGGGCCCGAGACAACTCCTGCCGCCCCTGAAGTGGGCCAACCGTCAGCGGCATCCCCCGAGATAAAATCCTCCGGCATGACGTTCGACGATATCTTAGGTAAAGCCGTTAATGCGCTTGACGGGGTGAGCAATGTCGAGAACGATGCGAATTTAATGATGGAAAAATACATGAAAGGCCAGGTCGACGTATCGGACGTCATGATAGCCACGGCGAAGATGAACATTGCGGTCCAGCTTGCGGTGGCTACCGTCACTTCCGCCGTGAACACGTTCAAAGAAATAACTCAGATGCAGATCTGA
- the fliF gene encoding flagellar basal-body MS-ring/collar protein FliF: protein MGEARAPGRMSDTNRNLIISTSVVVVVSLIVLLVFFRSCGLYDRNAGYKVIYSNLDLKDAANVVTVLKVMKIPYQIRDDGRTVAVPKDKADDAKLGLAEKNLPTGGSVGWEIFDQSKLGTTDFDRRVQFVRAISGELARTIMRIDAVLDARVQIVIPQTSLFEVAKAPVTASVLLQLRTGRKISREQVNGIVYLVASSVENLRPENVIIVDIYGNILSGPGVGSVEANVVASPVTEQMYIAPTQEVAEKAPVKEILISKTVPTGIKETAAIAQLAATKETETISLPQKKLTVEEKVVVKFKAKEEFENMLSSKVQKVVNNFYPPNSILVKVNVDLAEYKESPKKHTATAVKAKKHVISSMENGKKPVPSKMLTEDNIKKMTVIVLVDNRFNLTKQQKKTTYEMIGNAISYHPSRGDRIILRQVPFHYATAFQPGMMQKGSASKMESKRSLPEKMISLLGQNTAVSVLAALFIFLLAVLAARTFSRRRSLEQEAEEMSEPDERMRTASSAIEQIRTVVAQSPDRVAELMKNWLSEK, encoded by the coding sequence ATGGGAGAGGCCAGAGCCCCGGGAAGAATGTCGGACACTAACAGGAATCTTATTATTTCGACTTCTGTTGTAGTGGTCGTTTCGCTTATAGTCCTGCTGGTGTTCTTCAGGTCGTGCGGCTTGTACGACAGGAATGCAGGTTATAAAGTTATCTACTCCAATCTCGACTTGAAAGATGCCGCGAACGTCGTCACCGTCCTTAAGGTCATGAAGATACCTTACCAGATAAGGGATGACGGCCGTACTGTAGCGGTCCCGAAAGACAAGGCCGATGACGCGAAGCTGGGTCTCGCGGAAAAAAATCTGCCTACGGGCGGGTCGGTAGGATGGGAGATATTTGACCAGTCAAAGCTGGGGACCACCGATTTTGACCGAAGGGTACAGTTTGTAAGAGCGATTTCGGGAGAGCTTGCGAGGACGATAATGAGGATAGATGCGGTACTGGATGCAAGGGTGCAGATAGTCATTCCTCAAACCTCACTTTTTGAGGTGGCAAAAGCTCCTGTCACGGCTTCAGTCCTGCTGCAGCTTCGTACCGGAAGAAAGATTTCCCGCGAGCAGGTTAACGGGATAGTATACCTTGTCGCGAGCAGCGTGGAAAATCTAAGACCGGAAAACGTCATAATAGTCGATATCTACGGCAACATCTTAAGCGGCCCCGGTGTGGGTTCCGTGGAAGCCAATGTCGTCGCCTCGCCTGTCACAGAGCAGATGTATATCGCCCCGACACAAGAAGTTGCGGAAAAAGCTCCGGTAAAAGAGATCTTGATCTCAAAGACCGTGCCCACAGGAATAAAAGAGACGGCAGCCATAGCTCAGCTCGCCGCCACAAAAGAGACAGAGACCATTTCTTTGCCGCAGAAGAAACTGACCGTCGAAGAGAAAGTGGTCGTGAAGTTCAAGGCAAAGGAAGAATTCGAGAACATGCTCTCCAGCAAGGTCCAGAAAGTTGTGAATAATTTTTATCCGCCGAACAGCATCCTGGTGAAAGTAAATGTCGACCTGGCGGAATATAAAGAAAGCCCGAAAAAACACACTGCAACTGCGGTAAAAGCAAAAAAACATGTCATTTCCAGCATGGAGAACGGCAAAAAACCAGTCCCGTCAAAAATGTTGACGGAAGATAATATCAAGAAGATGACCGTCATAGTCCTTGTGGACAACAGGTTCAATCTTACAAAACAGCAAAAAAAGACTACTTATGAGATGATAGGCAACGCGATTTCATACCACCCCAGCAGGGGGGACAGGATCATTTTAAGGCAGGTCCCGTTCCATTATGCTACAGCCTTTCAGCCGGGAATGATGCAAAAAGGATCTGCATCTAAGATGGAAAGTAAGAGATCACTTCCGGAAAAAATGATCTCACTACTCGGCCAAAACACTGCGGTGTCAGTTTTGGCGGCGTTGTTTATCTTCCTTTTGGCGGTGCTGGCCGCGAGGACATTTTCGAGAAGAAGGTCTTTGGAACAGGAAGCCGAGGAGATGAGCGAACCGGATGAAAGAATGAGGACAGCTTCTTCGGCGATAGAGCAGATAAGGACAGTGGTCGCGCAGTCTCCAGACCGCGTGGCGGAGCTCATGAAAAACTGGCTGAGCGAAAAATAA